A single genomic interval of Zingiber officinale cultivar Zhangliang chromosome 4A, Zo_v1.1, whole genome shotgun sequence harbors:
- the LOC121970564 gene encoding COP1-interactive protein 1-like has translation MKTNKFSKFISSIKTHIHHGNNEKLENKKETENKVDRLLQLIENGTISMNSVNKSELTTLIEDIHKSYQAIYGHYDELTEYLKKKFHKKGDNSGISSNFSTYSESSDSSDSELVGFKNNSIESDEEQEDYSAVKERLESMSRRYDELKREFTLTTVRLEQFEGFQPQLLKALDMNKDLEQKLEASLEQKQELNQRMNTMHYQIQCLESEKTEILQKLQESEKYIEGYICEINQMKNKLMTMESDGNRLKQESEEKSKEMTNVREYCVLEKEIEALILLSKMQEDKTLADQRDEAIQNLKVSNDELCAKITQLLSENKTLNHDLDAADKNGHELTSRLEGVEEEIKASKSEIIDLKTKLKISNNDIAHLLSGIESLDRQLESKNAENENLALKHREAATSAEEEHDKVEVLQKEIEEVKDEISHAYGAYKLELQSKQQSEHNLLMDTNTTTIEKLVLVEENKELLAKVKISENLIEGLKAQRKRCEILVSDFEVKTQNLEIELKSANLQLTEAKKKHKTNSKQITNLTMKNTKLLDEKYSLHIHISELKKQLTWSRNFNTESINNFSEQSLSLLNKLDDTVKQKFLEQENHLITLKDGLKSLHTLSKQLNHQFHESCQKLDHAEAVSQEQAREIYKQEVKIEELQKTLELCEVEKEAASREMACLKIQLDLAETASQEQVIQINKLTAKVDDLLQNLKLSEAEKSETSKEITCLKNQVESQQCLFNQNLKTMEAEYAEKQASLECSIQLLRHEVAILNTQLKESRHEVFKAVQIGTMEVSEFCRELNMLESQVKQEHFDRFTQLSSLTSEARNLLLQVRQLMNAKHEMNLEIQDMAQRLKNSEETIAAFKRKAEEMKAQLAETEKEMGNVVTKSIELDRRIDELERCVKEKDEEITSRKMEKLEAINQLSIMIDYQQEKYRQLSDYVLSLKSARRLVGFE, from the exons ATGAAGACAAATAAATTTAGCAAATTTATCTCTTCCATTAAAACCCATATCCATCATGGGAACAATGAGAAACTGGAGAATAAGAAAG AAACTGAGAACAAAGTAGATAGATTACTTCAGCTCATAGAGAATGGTACAATCTCTATGAATTCAGTAAACAAGTCTGAATTAACTACTCTTATTGAGGATATTCACAAAAGTTATCAAGCAATCTATGGGCACTACGATGAGTTGACTGAGTATCTAAAGAAGAAATTTCACAAGAAAGGAGACAACAGTGGCATATCATCTAatttctcaacatactcagaatcCTCCGATTCTTCAGATTCAGAATTAGTAGGGTTTAAAAATAACTCAATTGAGAGTGATGAGGAGCAGGAAGATTACAGTGCAGTGAAGGAGAGGCTTGAATCTATGAGTAGGAGATATGATGAGCTCAAGAGGGAATTTACCTTAACAACAGTGAGGCTCGAGCAGTTTGAAGGTTTTCAGCCCCAATTGTTAAAAGCTCTAGATATGAACAAAGACCTTGAGCAGAAGTTAGAGGCCTCCTTGGAGCAAAAACAAGaattgaatcaaagaatgaacaCTATGCATTATCAAATTCAATGTCTGGAATCAGAGAAAACAGAAATATTGCAGAAGCTACAAGAGTCTGAAAAATATATTGAAGGATATATTTGTGAAATCAATCAGATGAAAAACAAGCTAATGACAATGGAATCTGATGGCAACCGTTTAAAGCAAGAATCTGAAGAAAAATCCAAGGAAATGACTAATGTCCGGGAGTATTGTGTTCTAGAAAAGGAAATAGAAGCTCTCATACTTCTCAGCAAGATGCAGGAAGATAAAACCTTGGCTGACCAAAGAGATGAAGCTATCCAAAATCTGAAAGTATCAAATGATGAGTTGTGCGCTAAGATTACACAGTTGTTGTCCGAAAACAAAACATTGAATCATGATTTGGATGCAGCTGACAAGAATGGACATGAATTAACCAGTAGATTGGAAGGTGTAGAAGAAGAGATTAAAGCTTCAAAGTCTGAGATCATTGATCTGaaaacaaaacttaaaatttcaaacaATGATATTGCCCATTTGCTCAGTGGCATTGAGAGTTTAGACAGGCAATTGGAAAGCAAAAATGCTGAAAATGAAAATTTGGCATTAAAACATCGAGAGGCTGCAACAAGTGCTGAAGAAGAACATGATAAAGTCGAGGTGCTTCAAAAGGAAATAGAAGAGGTGAAGGATGAAATTTCCCATGCATATGGAGCGTATAAATTAGAACTTCAATCTAAACAGCAGAGTGAACATAACTTGTTGATGGATACGAACACAACTACGATCGAAAAGCTTGTCCTGGTTGAAGAAAATAAAGAACTATTGGCCAAAGTAAAGATATCTGAGAATTTGATTGAGGGTCTAAAAGCTCAGCGAAAAAGGTGTGAGATCTTGGTATCCGATTTTGAGGTCAAGACACAGAATTTAGAAATTGAACTGAAATCTGCAAATCTCCAATTGACTGAGGCAAAAAAGAAACATAAAACTAATAGTAAACAAATTACAAATTTGACGATGAAGAACACAAAGCTGTTGGATGAGAAATATTCGCTGCATATTCATATAAGTGAACTGAAGAAACAGTTGACGTGGTCCAGAAACTTCAATACGGAAAGTATCAATAATTTCTCTGAACAAAGTCTGAGTTTATTAAATAAACTGGATGATACAGTTAAACAGAAGTTTTTGGAACAGGAAAACCATCTGATAACTCTAAAAGATGGCTTAAAGAGCTTACATACTTTGTCAAAGCAACTCAATCATCAGTTTCACGAATCGTGCCAGAAGTTGGATCATGCAGAAGCTGTTAGCCAGGAGCAGGCGAGAGAAATATACAAACAGGAGGTGAAGATTGAGGAGCTTCAGAAAACCTTAGAACTATGTGAAGTAGAGAAAGAAGCAGCGAGCAGAGAGATGGCATGCCTGAAAATCCAACTTGATCTTGCAGAAACTGCCAGCCAAGAGCAGGTGATACAAATAAACAAACTGACTGCCAAGGTCGATGACCTTCTGCAAAACCTAAAACTATCTGAAGCAGAAAAGTCAGAAACGAGCAAAGAGATAACATGTCTAAAAAACCAAGTAGAAAGCCAACAATGTCTGTTCAATCAGAATCTAaaaaccatggaagctgagtacgCTGAGAAACAAGCGTCGTTGGAATGCAGCATCCAACTGTTGAGGCATGAGGTTGCGATATTGAATACTCAGCTAAAAGAATCAAGGCATGAAGTTTTTAAAGCAGTTCAGATAGGCACGATGGAGGTTTCAGAGTTTTGTCGGGAACTAAATATGTTGGAATCTCAGGTGAAGCAGGAGCACTTCGATAGGTTCACTCAGCTATCTTCCTTGACATCAGAGGCAAGGAATCTGTTGTTGCAAGTCCGCCAACTGATGAATGCTAAGCATGAAATGAACTTGGAGATACAAGACATGGCCCAAAGATTGAAGAACAGTGAAGAGACTATCGCAGCCTTTAAGCGAaaggcagaagaaatgaaggctcAGTTAGCCGAGACGGAAAAGGAGATGGGGAATGTAGTGACGAAAAGTATTGAGTTGGATCGGCGGATCGATGAACTGGAGAGGTGCGTAAAGGAAAAGGATGAGGAGATAACGTCAAGGAAAATGGAGAAAttggaggcaataaatcaattgaGCATCATGATCGATTATCAGCAAGAGAAGTATCGGCAGCTGAGTGATTACGTACTATCGCTCAAGTCCGCAAGGCGTTTGGTTGGGTTTGAATAG